The following coding sequences are from one Luteimonas sp. S4-F44 window:
- a CDS encoding efflux RND transporter periplasmic adaptor subunit translates to MFVVLLITVLVFGGVFLAKFLSGRAVNAFFDDMPQPPVAITTFDAVEQAWTTPLEAVGTLVAVNGTDVTTEAGGVVRRLSFEPGQPVKAGTVLVELNTDNELAVLRSSEAAAKLAAVQRDRWRQLGNDQLVSQAEVEQRATEAATAQAQVDAQRALIAQKTIRAPFDGVLGIRKVNLGQYLAPGAAIVSLQQLDPIFLNFALPEQQLTRIQEGATVEARVDALPDRRFEGTITAIEPAVDPNTRNFQVQATLTNPDGQLRPGAFARVGLAVGGAQKVVVIPQTAVSFNPYGNAVYVVSEQRGDANADAPKDGDQGPTLTVSQRFVTTGPTRGDMIAVTEGLKPGERVATSGLLKLRNDAVVTINNRVQPSADEAPTPENR, encoded by the coding sequence ATGTTCGTCGTGCTGCTGATCACCGTGCTGGTGTTCGGTGGCGTGTTCCTCGCCAAGTTCCTGTCGGGACGCGCGGTCAACGCGTTCTTCGATGACATGCCGCAGCCGCCGGTCGCGATCACCACGTTCGATGCCGTCGAGCAGGCCTGGACAACGCCGCTGGAAGCGGTCGGCACCCTGGTCGCGGTCAACGGCACCGATGTCACCACCGAGGCCGGCGGCGTCGTTCGCCGGTTATCGTTCGAGCCCGGTCAGCCGGTCAAGGCCGGCACGGTGCTGGTCGAACTCAACACCGACAACGAACTGGCGGTACTGCGCTCGAGCGAGGCGGCGGCCAAACTGGCCGCGGTGCAGCGCGACCGCTGGCGCCAGCTCGGCAACGATCAACTGGTGTCGCAGGCGGAAGTCGAGCAACGCGCCACCGAGGCGGCGACCGCGCAGGCCCAGGTCGATGCGCAGCGGGCACTGATCGCGCAGAAGACCATCCGCGCCCCGTTCGACGGCGTGCTGGGCATCCGCAAGGTCAACCTGGGCCAGTATCTGGCACCGGGGGCTGCGATCGTCAGCTTGCAGCAGCTCGATCCGATCTTCCTGAACTTCGCGCTGCCCGAGCAGCAGCTCACGCGCATCCAGGAGGGCGCGACCGTCGAGGCGCGGGTCGATGCGCTGCCGGACAGGCGCTTCGAAGGCACGATCACCGCAATCGAACCAGCGGTCGACCCGAACACGCGCAACTTCCAGGTGCAGGCGACGCTGACCAATCCGGACGGCCAGCTGCGTCCGGGCGCATTCGCGCGCGTCGGTCTGGCGGTCGGCGGTGCGCAGAAGGTGGTCGTGATCCCGCAGACAGCGGTCAGCTTCAATCCCTATGGCAACGCGGTCTACGTAGTCTCGGAGCAGCGCGGCGACGCGAACGCGGACGCGCCCAAGGACGGCGACCAGGGACCGACGCTGACAGTGAGCCAGCGTTTCGTGACCACCGGCCCCACGCGCGGCGACATGATCGCGGTGACCGAGGGGCTCAAGCCCGGCGAGCGCGTGGCCACCAGCGGCCTGCTGAAGCTGCGCAACGATGCCGTGGTGACGATCAATAACCGCGTCCAGCCGTCCGCCGACGAAGCACCGACGCCCGAGAACCGCTGA
- a CDS encoding TetR/AcrR family transcriptional regulator — MSAISPTVARRQREIAEREVALLDVAQAQIQRDGLMSLQMARVAEECGYAIGTLYRHFASKEDLLVALATRNCVSRVELFERAAHWQGPTRERMLAVVLADLLIMREQPEHFRLAQFVWTDMVWGAASAESRRRALEAFAPLGELIDGIAAEARANGELPTSTLPIPALTMGPWMMSVGLQALVQQRDLVDPAVIGHPYRLLIRHLQYLFNGYGWQPLVDAGDDVALDALIDRVSREVFDTDWSSIAPALPCPPFYA; from the coding sequence ATGTCCGCCATCAGCCCCACCGTCGCCCGACGTCAGCGCGAGATTGCCGAGCGCGAGGTCGCGCTGCTCGATGTCGCCCAGGCGCAGATCCAGCGCGATGGGCTGATGTCGTTGCAGATGGCGCGTGTGGCCGAGGAATGCGGCTATGCGATCGGCACGCTGTACCGGCATTTCGCCAGCAAGGAAGATCTGCTGGTGGCGCTGGCCACGCGCAACTGCGTGAGCCGGGTGGAACTGTTCGAGCGCGCCGCGCACTGGCAAGGCCCCACCCGCGAGCGGATGCTGGCGGTGGTCCTGGCCGACCTGCTGATCATGCGCGAGCAGCCGGAGCATTTCCGCCTGGCGCAATTCGTCTGGACCGATATGGTCTGGGGCGCGGCGTCGGCCGAGAGCCGGCGTCGGGCGCTGGAGGCCTTCGCGCCCCTGGGCGAGCTGATCGACGGCATCGCTGCTGAGGCCCGCGCGAACGGCGAACTGCCGACGTCCACGCTGCCGATCCCGGCGCTGACGATGGGGCCCTGGATGATGTCGGTCGGCTTGCAGGCACTGGTCCAGCAGCGCGACCTGGTGGACCCGGCCGTGATCGGCCATCCCTATCGACTGCTGATCCGGCACCTGCAGTACCTGTTCAACGGCTACGGCTGGCAACCGCTGGTCGACGCCGGCGACGACGTCGCGCTCGACGCGCTGATCGACCGGGTCAGCCGCGAGGTCTTCGATACCGACTGGTCCAGCATCGCACCGGCGCTGCCCTGCCCTCCTTTCTACGCCTGA
- a CDS encoding efflux RND transporter periplasmic adaptor subunit gives MRRILSIAVLAAALSACGNQQEQAAPPPPEVTVMTVQPGAQPLRQDLVGRLAAFRSADVRARVPGVLERRVYTEGSDVKEGDVLFVIDPAQLQAALGNAQAAEAQAQAQYTNAKTAADRARQLAPTNFISKSDLDNALATERSAQASLEAARASVRSAQINLGYATVRAPISGRAGKQQVTEGALVGQGDVTLLTTVDQIDPLYVNFSMSVSDMQALRAKQVDRNDQTSVQVRLQDGTIYEHTGTLDFSADVVDPATGAIALRATVPNPDRRLLPGTYVTLIADMGRQDGIYVVPQSAVQRDATSAFVLVAGPDDKVVRKDINVVRADGGNWIVDAGLSAGDRVITVGLQRVQVGAPVSPKPAEAAAAKPDNAATPPSGTQAPAPAAAPAADAPAADAADQD, from the coding sequence ATGCGCCGAATCCTGTCCATTGCCGTGCTCGCCGCGGCGCTCTCCGCCTGTGGCAATCAACAGGAGCAGGCCGCTCCGCCGCCCCCCGAGGTCACCGTGATGACCGTCCAGCCCGGTGCGCAGCCTCTGCGCCAGGATCTGGTCGGCCGTCTCGCGGCGTTCCGCAGCGCCGACGTCCGCGCCCGAGTGCCCGGTGTGCTCGAGCGCCGCGTCTACACCGAAGGCAGCGACGTGAAGGAAGGCGACGTGCTGTTCGTGATCGATCCGGCGCAGTTGCAGGCCGCGCTCGGCAACGCGCAAGCCGCCGAAGCCCAGGCCCAGGCGCAGTACACCAATGCCAAGACCGCCGCCGACCGCGCGCGTCAGCTGGCACCTACGAACTTCATTTCCAAATCCGACCTCGACAACGCACTGGCGACCGAGCGCAGCGCACAGGCCTCGCTGGAAGCGGCCCGGGCCTCGGTGCGCAGCGCGCAGATCAACCTCGGCTATGCCACCGTGCGCGCGCCGATCTCAGGCCGCGCCGGCAAGCAGCAGGTCACCGAAGGCGCACTGGTCGGGCAGGGCGATGTGACCCTGCTGACCACGGTCGACCAGATCGACCCGCTGTACGTGAACTTCTCGATGAGTGTGTCGGACATGCAGGCGCTGCGCGCCAAGCAGGTCGATCGCAACGATCAGACCTCGGTGCAGGTGCGCCTGCAGGACGGCACGATCTACGAGCACACCGGCACCCTGGATTTCTCGGCCGATGTCGTTGACCCGGCGACCGGCGCGATCGCGCTGCGTGCGACGGTGCCCAATCCCGATCGCCGCCTGCTGCCGGGCACTTACGTGACCCTGATCGCCGACATGGGCCGCCAGGACGGCATCTACGTGGTGCCGCAGTCCGCCGTCCAGCGCGACGCGACCAGCGCCTTCGTTCTGGTCGCCGGCCCCGATGACAAGGTCGTGCGCAAGGACATCAATGTGGTGCGCGCCGATGGCGGCAACTGGATCGTCGACGCCGGCCTGTCGGCGGGCGATCGGGTGATCACCGTCGGCCTGCAGCGCGTCCAAGTCGGTGCGCCGGTGAGCCCGAAGCCGGCCGAGGCCGCTGCGGCCAAGCCGGACAACGCCGCCACACCGCCGTCCGGCACGCAGGCTCCGGCGCCTGCAGCGGCGCCGGCCGCCGATGCGCCGGCTGCGGACGCCGCCGACCAGGACTGA
- a CDS encoding multidrug efflux RND transporter permease subunit: MPKFFINHPVFAWVVSILISLSGLIALLNMGVESYPSVAPPQVTISATYPGADAQTTEQAVTQVIEQQLTGIDNLLYFSSTSSANGRASVTLTFETGTDSDIAQVQVQNKVALATPRLPSEVVQQGVVVAKENTGFLMVVGLRSSDPSIDRNAINDLIAARVLEQLARVPGVGNTQHFGAEYAMNIWLNPDKLQGYGLSATEVLAAVRGQNVQFAAGSIGSDPAPDGVGFSATVAGEGRFSTPDQFRNIILRTDANGAVVRLGDVARVDFGPSSYGFDTKYNGQPTGAVAIMLQPGANALGVAEAVTARLDELSATFPPGVEWFKPFDSTTFVTISIKEVVKTLIEAVILVFLVMLLFLQNLRATIIPTLVIPVALLGTFLGLSALGFTVNQLTLFAMVLSIGIVVDDAIVVIENVERIMAEEHLPPREATIKAMSQITGAVVAITVVLAAVFIPSALQGGASGEIYKQFAITIAVSMGFSAFLALGFTPALCATFLKQHEPHGNKRENVVFRVFNKYYDRVNDTYVGHITSVVRHSPRWMMVFVLLALVCGLLYARLPSSFVPEEDQGYAMVIVQLPPGASLQRTQAAMDRVYETFRGQENPETGERTGGVPGFKNILQVSGFSFVGMGENVGMAFVELEHWDERDVSIDDFVNQANGMLYGAVPEAQIFVVNLPTIQGLGQFGGFDMYLQDRTGQGQAALTEARNKLLASAAQMSDTVVGVRPNTLEAAPQLGLHVDRVQAQAMGLSVQDVYNAIQLMLAPVYVNDYFSEGRIKRVNIRADAPYRTGPESFERFYTPSPGTAANGQPAMVPLSNVVSADWGTASPSLSRYNGYSAVNIVGSQAPGRSTGEAMAAMEGIVNDELPPGFGFDWAGMSYQEIIAGNTQTLLLVLSVVVVFLCLAALYESWSIPVAVLLVVPLGILGAVVFTMLRPGLSNDLFFQIGMITVIGLAAKNAILIVEFAVQQRADGKTLREATVEAARLRLRPILMTSFAFILGVTPMALSTGAGSNARHALGTGVIGGMLFATFLGLLLIPVFFVIVRRVLGDKMDEPDPKAIAAHQARNETPQAH; the protein is encoded by the coding sequence ATGCCCAAGTTTTTCATCAATCACCCGGTCTTCGCCTGGGTCGTCTCGATCCTGATCTCGCTCAGTGGCCTGATCGCGCTGCTGAACATGGGCGTCGAGTCGTATCCGTCGGTGGCGCCGCCGCAGGTGACCATCTCGGCGACCTATCCCGGCGCGGACGCGCAGACCACCGAGCAGGCGGTGACCCAGGTCATCGAGCAGCAGCTCACCGGTATCGACAACCTGCTGTACTTCAGTTCCACGTCCAGCGCCAATGGCCGGGCCAGCGTCACGCTGACCTTCGAGACCGGTACCGACAGCGACATCGCCCAGGTGCAGGTCCAGAACAAGGTCGCACTCGCCACACCGCGACTGCCCAGCGAGGTGGTCCAGCAAGGCGTGGTCGTCGCCAAGGAGAACACCGGCTTTCTGATGGTCGTGGGCCTGCGGTCGAGCGATCCGTCGATAGACCGCAACGCGATCAACGACCTGATCGCAGCCCGCGTGCTCGAGCAGCTCGCGCGCGTGCCCGGCGTCGGCAATACCCAGCACTTCGGTGCCGAGTATGCGATGAACATCTGGCTCAACCCCGACAAGCTGCAGGGCTACGGCCTGTCGGCGACCGAGGTGCTGGCGGCGGTCCGCGGCCAGAACGTGCAGTTCGCCGCCGGTTCGATCGGTTCCGACCCGGCACCCGACGGCGTGGGCTTCAGCGCGACGGTGGCCGGTGAAGGCCGCTTCAGCACGCCCGACCAGTTCCGCAACATCATCCTGCGCACCGACGCCAATGGCGCGGTGGTGCGCCTGGGCGATGTGGCGCGGGTCGACTTCGGCCCGTCGAGCTACGGCTTCGACACCAAGTACAACGGCCAGCCGACCGGCGCGGTTGCGATCATGCTTCAGCCTGGCGCCAACGCGCTCGGCGTGGCCGAGGCGGTGACCGCGCGGCTCGACGAATTGTCGGCGACGTTCCCGCCCGGCGTCGAATGGTTCAAGCCGTTCGACAGCACCACGTTCGTGACGATCTCGATCAAGGAAGTGGTCAAGACGCTGATCGAGGCGGTCATCCTGGTGTTCCTGGTGATGCTGCTGTTCCTGCAGAACCTGCGCGCGACGATCATTCCGACGCTGGTGATCCCGGTCGCGTTGCTGGGCACGTTCCTGGGCCTGAGTGCGCTGGGCTTTACGGTCAACCAGCTGACCTTGTTCGCGATGGTGCTGTCGATCGGCATCGTGGTCGACGACGCGATCGTGGTGATCGAGAACGTCGAACGCATCATGGCCGAGGAGCACTTGCCGCCGCGCGAGGCGACGATCAAGGCGATGAGCCAGATCACCGGCGCGGTGGTCGCGATCACCGTCGTGCTGGCCGCGGTGTTCATTCCCAGCGCGCTGCAGGGCGGCGCCTCGGGCGAGATCTACAAGCAGTTCGCGATCACCATCGCAGTATCGATGGGCTTCTCGGCGTTTCTCGCCCTGGGCTTTACCCCGGCCCTGTGCGCGACGTTCCTCAAGCAGCACGAGCCGCACGGCAACAAGCGCGAGAACGTGGTCTTCCGCGTCTTCAACAAGTACTACGACCGCGTCAACGACACCTACGTCGGCCACATCACCAGCGTCGTGCGGCATTCGCCGCGCTGGATGATGGTGTTCGTGCTGCTGGCGCTGGTCTGCGGCCTGCTGTACGCGCGGCTGCCGAGCAGCTTCGTGCCCGAGGAGGATCAGGGCTACGCGATGGTGATCGTGCAGCTGCCGCCCGGCGCCAGCTTGCAGCGCACCCAGGCGGCGATGGATCGCGTCTACGAGACCTTCCGCGGCCAGGAGAACCCGGAGACCGGCGAGCGGACAGGCGGCGTGCCCGGCTTCAAGAACATCCTGCAGGTCTCGGGCTTCAGTTTCGTGGGCATGGGCGAGAACGTCGGCATGGCGTTCGTCGAGCTCGAGCACTGGGACGAGCGCGATGTCAGCATCGACGACTTCGTCAACCAGGCCAACGGCATGCTCTACGGCGCGGTGCCCGAAGCGCAGATCTTCGTCGTCAATCTGCCGACGATCCAGGGCCTGGGCCAGTTCGGCGGCTTCGACATGTACCTGCAGGACCGCACCGGCCAGGGCCAGGCGGCACTGACCGAAGCCCGCAACAAGCTGCTGGCCAGCGCGGCGCAGATGTCCGATACGGTCGTGGGCGTGCGTCCGAACACGCTCGAGGCCGCGCCGCAGCTCGGCCTGCATGTCGACCGCGTCCAGGCGCAGGCGATGGGCCTGTCGGTGCAGGATGTCTACAACGCGATCCAGCTGATGCTCGCGCCGGTGTACGTCAACGACTACTTCTCGGAAGGACGCATCAAGCGGGTGAACATCCGCGCCGATGCGCCCTACCGGACGGGGCCGGAGTCGTTCGAGCGCTTCTACACCCCGTCGCCGGGCACGGCCGCCAATGGCCAGCCAGCGATGGTGCCGCTGAGCAACGTGGTCTCGGCCGACTGGGGCACCGCCTCGCCGTCGCTGAGCCGCTACAACGGCTATTCGGCGGTCAACATCGTTGGCTCGCAGGCGCCCGGTCGCAGCACCGGCGAGGCGATGGCGGCGATGGAAGGCATCGTCAACGACGAACTGCCGCCGGGCTTCGGCTTCGACTGGGCGGGCATGTCCTATCAGGAGATCATCGCCGGCAACACCCAGACGCTGCTGCTGGTGCTGTCGGTGGTCGTGGTGTTCCTGTGTCTGGCCGCGCTCTACGAGAGCTGGTCGATCCCGGTGGCGGTGCTGTTGGTGGTGCCGCTGGGCATCCTCGGCGCGGTGGTGTTCACGATGCTGCGTCCGGGGCTGTCGAACGACCTGTTCTTCCAGATCGGCATGATCACCGTGATCGGTCTGGCGGCGAAGAACGCGATCCTGATCGTGGAGTTCGCGGTCCAGCAACGGGCAGATGGCAAGACCCTGCGCGAGGCCACGGTCGAGGCCGCGCGTCTGCGTCTGCGGCCGATCCTGATGACCTCGTTCGCGTTCATCCTGGGCGTGACGCCGATGGCGCTGTCGACCGGTGCCGGCTCCAACGCACGTCACGCGCTGGGCACCGGCGTGATCGGCGGCATGCTGTTCGCCACGTTCCTGGGCCTGCTGCTGATCCCGGTGTTCTTCGTCATCGTCCGGCGCGTGCTCGGCGACAAGATGGACGAGCCCGATCCCAAGGCGATCGCCGCGCACCAGGCACGCAACGAGACACCGCAGGCGCACTGA
- a CDS encoding NAD(P)/FAD-dependent oxidoreductase yields MSVSPRRPLRIAIVGYGTAGQASAVLLARDGHQVEVYERAPAPGPVGAGFLLQPSGLQVLWRMGLLPQVLRHGARVDRLFGETPCGRAVMDMRYAGLDPRLYGLGMQRGALFELLDHAWNNRTALHPGVTVTGPDEADDRWLVDETGQRHGPFDLVVVADGAASRLRARIGGVRHDRVYPWGALWCLLAARDWPFAAELRQRYVAARRMVGLLPVGGRPGDAEPRLSFFWSLPIAGFADWQATALDRWHDEVATIWPEATVLLDAITTHAQLARASYRDVGLRRWHRGRWVLLGDAAHAMSPQLGQGVNMALLDAEALREALRMHAPADALPAYQRLRARHVGIYQFWSRWLTPIFQSDHDLVARARDVAFLPMGRMPGGRGHMLRVLSGTQRGAFGALALAPAFVDALWAPSTAVIDGSAAEAPPVT; encoded by the coding sequence ATGTCCGTATCCCCGCGCCGACCGCTGCGCATCGCCATCGTCGGCTACGGCACCGCCGGGCAGGCATCGGCTGTGCTGCTCGCACGCGACGGCCACCAAGTCGAGGTCTACGAGCGCGCGCCCGCGCCGGGGCCGGTGGGCGCCGGCTTCCTGCTGCAGCCCAGCGGCCTGCAGGTGCTCTGGCGCATGGGCCTGTTGCCGCAGGTGCTGCGCCATGGCGCACGCGTGGATCGCCTGTTTGGCGAAACGCCCTGCGGCCGCGCGGTCATGGATATGCGCTACGCCGGGCTCGACCCGCGCCTGTATGGCCTGGGCATGCAGCGCGGCGCATTGTTCGAACTGCTCGACCACGCCTGGAACAACCGCACCGCCTTGCATCCCGGCGTCACTGTGACCGGCCCCGACGAGGCCGACGACCGCTGGCTGGTCGACGAGACCGGCCAGCGCCATGGGCCTTTCGACCTGGTGGTCGTCGCCGACGGCGCGGCGTCACGGCTGCGTGCCCGGATCGGCGGCGTACGTCACGACCGGGTTTATCCCTGGGGCGCCTTGTGGTGCCTGCTGGCCGCGCGCGACTGGCCGTTCGCCGCCGAACTGCGCCAGCGCTACGTCGCTGCGCGCCGGATGGTCGGCCTGTTGCCGGTCGGCGGCAGGCCCGGCGATGCCGAGCCGCGGCTGAGTTTCTTCTGGAGCCTGCCGATCGCCGGATTCGCCGATTGGCAGGCGACCGCGCTCGACCGTTGGCACGACGAGGTCGCCACGATCTGGCCCGAGGCCACGGTCTTGCTCGATGCGATCACGACACATGCCCAACTGGCGCGTGCGAGCTATCGCGATGTCGGACTCCGGCGCTGGCATCGTGGCCGTTGGGTGCTGCTCGGCGATGCGGCGCATGCGATGAGTCCGCAGCTGGGGCAGGGCGTGAACATGGCACTGCTCGATGCCGAGGCGCTGCGCGAAGCGCTGCGCATGCACGCGCCTGCCGATGCATTGCCCGCCTACCAGCGGCTGCGCGCGCGGCACGTCGGGATCTACCAGTTCTGGAGCCGGTGGCTGACTCCGATCTTCCAGTCCGATCACGATCTGGTTGCGCGAGCGCGCGACGTGGCGTTCCTGCCGATGGGGCGCATGCCCGGCGGGCGTGGGCACATGCTGCGCGTGCTCAGCGGCACCCAGCGCGGCGCGTTCGGCGCACTTGCACTGGCGCCGGCCTTCGTCGATGCATTGTGGGCCCCGTCCACCGCGGTGATCGACGGGTCGGCCGCCGAAGCGCCGCCGGTGACCTGA
- a CDS encoding acyl-CoA dehydrogenase family protein, whose amino-acid sequence MATDATHEVDNQPPEFAPRDLWHDDVALCEAVAREGGAAFTDRLASYGALAGDALYAAGFDANRDRPRLRTHDRFGHRIDRVEFHPAYHQLMEAAIGQGVAGLSWAQPVPGAHVARAALAYLHHQADAGTSCPLTMTHAAVPVLRREPRLRPWADKVAAMRYDARDVPIDDKAGVTLGMGMTEKQGGSDVRSNTTRASPTRDEGIYTLRGHKWFFSAPMSDGFLVLAQADAGPTCFLMPRRLPGGERNDFRLMRLKDKLGDWSNASAEIEFDRAWALRVGEAGRGVATILEMVMLTRLDCMLAAAAQMRMALAQALHHNRHRRAFGRALAEQPLMRNVLADLAIETEAAVALALRVAGAVDAASRDPAQAAFARVATAIGKYWLCRRAPTFVNEAQECLGGAGYIEESILPRLYRQAPLNSIWEGSGNLQCLDVLRALTREPGVAAALQAQIEAARGMDAGFDAAADRLAEQLADAARAPHDVESQARRLVEATALVLQGAVLLRANSPIAAAFCVSRLASAHALALGTLERGIDLDAPLARVLPT is encoded by the coding sequence ATGGCTACAGACGCCACCCACGAGGTCGACAACCAGCCGCCGGAGTTCGCGCCACGCGACCTCTGGCATGACGATGTCGCGCTATGCGAGGCGGTGGCGCGCGAAGGCGGTGCCGCCTTTACCGATCGACTGGCGAGCTACGGCGCGCTTGCTGGCGATGCGCTCTACGCCGCAGGCTTCGACGCCAACCGCGATCGCCCGCGGCTGCGCACGCACGACCGCTTTGGCCACCGCATCGACCGCGTCGAGTTCCACCCCGCCTATCACCAGCTGATGGAGGCGGCCATCGGCCAGGGCGTCGCCGGCCTGTCGTGGGCGCAGCCGGTGCCCGGCGCGCATGTGGCGCGCGCGGCGCTGGCGTATCTGCATCACCAGGCCGACGCCGGAACCAGCTGCCCGCTGACGATGACTCACGCAGCGGTCCCGGTGCTGCGCCGCGAGCCGCGCCTGCGCCCCTGGGCCGACAAGGTCGCGGCGATGCGCTACGACGCCCGCGATGTGCCGATCGACGACAAAGCAGGCGTCACGCTGGGAATGGGCATGACCGAGAAGCAGGGTGGTAGCGATGTCCGCAGCAACACCACCCGGGCGTCCCCGACGCGCGACGAGGGCATCTACACGCTGCGCGGCCACAAGTGGTTCTTCTCGGCGCCGATGTCCGACGGGTTTCTGGTGCTGGCGCAGGCCGACGCCGGGCCGACCTGCTTTCTGATGCCCCGGCGGCTACCGGGCGGCGAGCGCAACGACTTCCGGCTGATGCGGCTCAAGGACAAGCTCGGCGACTGGAGCAACGCCTCGGCCGAGATCGAGTTCGATCGCGCCTGGGCGCTGCGGGTGGGCGAGGCGGGCCGCGGCGTGGCGACGATCCTGGAGATGGTGATGCTGACCCGGCTCGATTGCATGCTCGCGGCCGCCGCGCAGATGCGCATGGCGCTGGCCCAGGCGCTGCACCATAACCGTCACCGGCGGGCGTTCGGCCGCGCGCTTGCCGAGCAGCCGTTGATGCGCAACGTGCTCGCCGATCTCGCGATCGAGACCGAGGCCGCGGTCGCGCTGGCATTGCGCGTGGCCGGCGCGGTCGATGCCGCAAGTCGCGACCCGGCGCAGGCGGCCTTCGCGCGCGTGGCCACGGCGATCGGCAAGTACTGGCTGTGCCGGCGCGCGCCGACGTTCGTCAACGAGGCGCAGGAATGCCTTGGCGGTGCGGGCTACATCGAGGAGTCGATCCTGCCGCGCCTCTACCGGCAGGCACCGCTGAACTCGATCTGGGAGGGCAGTGGCAACCTGCAATGCCTGGACGTCCTGCGCGCGCTGACGCGCGAACCGGGCGTGGCGGCGGCGCTGCAGGCGCAGATCGAGGCCGCGCGGGGCATGGACGCAGGGTTCGACGCGGCCGCCGACCGGCTAGCGGAGCAGCTTGCGGACGCGGCGCGTGCGCCGCACGACGTCGAGTCGCAGGCGCGGCGGTTGGTCGAGGCGACCGCGCTGGTGCTGCAGGGCGCGGTGTTGCTGCGCGCGAACAGTCCGATCGCCGCGGCGTTCTGCGTCAGCCGGCTGGCCAGCGCCCATGCACTGGCGCTCGGCACGCTCGAGCGCGGGATTGATCTCGACGCGCCGCTGGCGCGCGTGCTGCCGACCTGA